Below is a window of Cryptosporangium aurantiacum DNA.
AGGCCGGGGGTCAGCGCCAGCACGGCGTACACCAGGACGGCCTGGGCGACCAGCCACCCGGCGACCACACCGATCCAGCCGATCGCGGACAGCAGCCGGACCAGCGCGGGCCGCAGCGCCGCCCCGGCCAGACCGAGCAGGACCGCGGCGAGGAGGACGGCAGCGGGGCGATCCGCGGTGATCCCCGGCAGCACCGCCACGGTGATCCCGAGGACGGCGGTGACGAGACCGACGGTGACCAGGGGAGACATGCCGCCAGTCTGTCTACGGGCGCAGCCGCGGACGCCATCCGCGCGGGGTGACGCGGCGCTCACCCGGTCCGGATGGGGCGCTGTGCCGACCCCCGCCCCGACGATGACCGGGTGACCAGGCCGTCCGGACCGGAGCCACCGCACTCCGGCAGCGAAGGGCTGAGCCTCGCGGGTGTGCTCGCCGCGCTCCCGCGCCGGCTGCAGCCGCGCGCTGCGCTGCTGCTCGGCAACCGCATCGGCCGCCTGCTGCTGGACACCGCGACCGCGCTGGTGCGGGCGCAGGTCTTCGACCGGGCGATGACGATCGCCGCGCAGGCGTTCACGTCGATCTTCCCGCTGCTGATCATGGCGGCGACGCTCGCGGGCGCACAGAAGCGCGCCCAGTTCGGCGAGGCGCTGGGGCTGCCGGAGACCAGCGTCCGGCTGCTGCGAGAGGCCTTGCGTGGCAGCGGGAGCAGCACGTTCGGCGTGGTGGGGAGCCTGATCGTCCTGCTGTCGGCGACCGGTCTGACCCGGGCGCTGGTGCGGGCCTACCGTGCGGTGTGGTCGGTGCGGACGGGCATCACCGGCCCGGCGGCGACCGGCCGGCAGCTCGGCACCGTCGTGGTGCTGGTCTTCTTCGTGGTCGGTGCCCGGTTCGTGGACCGGCTCACCACGCTGCTGCCCGCGCCGCACGCCGCCGGGGCGGTCGCGACCGCGCTGGTGGACGGCGCGTTTGCGATCCTGCTGCCGCGCCTGCTGCTCGGCTCGGCGGCGCCGCGGACCCGCGTGCTGGTCAGCGGCTGCGTATTCGGGCTGATGATGATCGGCGTGCGGGCGGCCGGCGCGGTCTGGTTGCCGCGGGCGCTGGAGCACAGCGCCGAGCGCTACGGGGTGATCGGCATCGCGTTCGCCTACATCAGCTGGCTCTACGTGCTCTCGTTCTGCCTGCTGCTCTCCGCCGTGCTGGGGGCCGTCCTCACCGACGCGGATTTCGTCCCCCGCGGATGGCGTCCGCGCATCCCGGTTCGCGCACGATCGGCGGGGCCCCGACATCGCTCTGCGGAGGAGAGAAGCATGACCGATACCGAGTACCGAGCCGCCGGCTACGACCGGCCGCCCGGAGCACCCGCACCGTCCGGGTGGGTCGGCGTAGTGTCGTTCGCCGGGATCATGCTGCTGCTCATCGGCGGCTTCCAGCTCTTCGAAGGCATCGTCGCGCTGGTCAAGGACGACTACTACCTGGTCACCGACAGCGGCCTGATGCTCCCGGTCGACCTCACGGTCTGGGGCTGGATCCACATCCTGGTCGGAGCGATCGCGATCGCGGTCGGCATCGGCGTCCTTTACGGAAAGACCTGGGCGCGGATCCTCGGCGTCGGGCTGGCCGTGATCAACGCCATCACGCACCTGCTGTTCGCCCCCGCCCAGCCGATCTGGGCGATCATCGCCGTCGTCCTCGACGTGCTGATCATCTACGCGCTCGTCGTCCACGGCCGTGAGGTCCGGTACTGACCGGCGGGCCGAACCGGGTGCGGGGCCCGCGCTACCGCGTGGGGTGATCGTCCTGCTCGGAGCGGCCTGCGCGGTCGTCGTCGTCGCGGGCCTGCGTGGCCTCGCGTCGATCGCCGGGCCGGTGTTCCTCGCGCTGATGCTCGCGGTGACCGCGAGCCCGCTCACCGGCTGGCTCCGTCGCCGCGGCGTTCCGGTCTGGCTGGCGCTGGCGACCACGGTCGCGGTCGTCTACGCGGTGCTGACCGCGCTCGGCGGCGCGCTGGTCGTCTCGGTGGCGCGGCTGATCGACCTGATGCCGGAGTACCAGGCCCAGTTCGCCGACCTGCGCGCCGACCTGCTGCGGCAGCTCGAAGGTCTGGGGATCAGCGACGAGCAGCTCCGGACCGCGTTGGAGAGCGTGGACGCGGGCTCCGCCGTCCGGCTGATCGAGGGTCTCGTCGGCAGCATCGCGGGTGTGCTGTCGAACGCGGTATTCCTGCTCGCGGTGCTGTTCTTCATGTGTCTGGAGACCGCGACGTTCCCGGCCCGGCTCGGTTCGGTGGCCACGGACCGGCCGGAGGTCGTCGGCGCGCTGCGGAACTTCGCCCAGGGCACCCGCCGCTACCTGCTGGTCTCGACGATCTTCGGGCTGATCGTGGCGGTGCTCGACACCTCGCTGCTCTGGGCGCTGGGCGTGCCGCTCCCGGTGCTCTGGGGGCTGCTGTCGTTCATCACGAACTACATCCCGAACATCGGGTTCGTGATCGGGCTGATCCCGCCGGCGCTGCTGGGGCTGCTCCAGGGCGGCGTCGACCTCATGCTGACCGTGATCGTGCTGTACTGCGTGGTCAACTTCGTCATCCAGTCGGTCATCCAGCCGAAGATCGTCGGCGACGCGGTCGGCCTGTCCGCGACCGTCTCGTTCCTCTCGCTGGTGTTCTGGGCCTGGGTGCTGGGCGGGTTGGGCGCGTTGCTCGCGATCCCGCTGACGCTGCTGGCCAAGGGGTTGCTGGTGGACCTCGATCCGAACTCCCGCTGGATCGGCACGCTGCTGTCCGGCGGGTCGTCGCGACTCTCCCGAGACGAGGACTCCAGCGAACCCGATGAACCAGACGAACCGGGCGAACCCGAGTCCGATCTCGTTCCCCCCGGGGGAGGCGAAACGCAGCAGGCGCCCGCAGGCTGACGGACGACCGCAACATCGTCTC
It encodes the following:
- a CDS encoding DUF7144 family membrane protein; translation: MTRPSGPEPPHSGSEGLSLAGVLAALPRRLQPRAALLLGNRIGRLLLDTATALVRAQVFDRAMTIAAQAFTSIFPLLIMAATLAGAQKRAQFGEALGLPETSVRLLREALRGSGSSTFGVVGSLIVLLSATGLTRALVRAYRAVWSVRTGITGPAATGRQLGTVVVLVFFVVGARFVDRLTTLLPAPHAAGAVATALVDGAFAILLPRLLLGSAAPRTRVLVSGCVFGLMMIGVRAAGAVWLPRALEHSAERYGVIGIAFAYISWLYVLSFCLLLSAVLGAVLTDADFVPRGWRPRIPVRARSAGPRHRSAEERSMTDTEYRAAGYDRPPGAPAPSGWVGVVSFAGIMLLLIGGFQLFEGIVALVKDDYYLVTDSGLMLPVDLTVWGWIHILVGAIAIAVGIGVLYGKTWARILGVGLAVINAITHLLFAPAQPIWAIIAVVLDVLIIYALVVHGREVRY
- a CDS encoding AI-2E family transporter; the encoded protein is MRSGTDRRAEPGAGPALPRGVIVLLGAACAVVVVAGLRGLASIAGPVFLALMLAVTASPLTGWLRRRGVPVWLALATTVAVVYAVLTALGGALVVSVARLIDLMPEYQAQFADLRADLLRQLEGLGISDEQLRTALESVDAGSAVRLIEGLVGSIAGVLSNAVFLLAVLFFMCLETATFPARLGSVATDRPEVVGALRNFAQGTRRYLLVSTIFGLIVAVLDTSLLWALGVPLPVLWGLLSFITNYIPNIGFVIGLIPPALLGLLQGGVDLMLTVIVLYCVVNFVIQSVIQPKIVGDAVGLSATVSFLSLVFWAWVLGGLGALLAIPLTLLAKGLLVDLDPNSRWIGTLLSGGSSRLSRDEDSSEPDEPDEPGEPESDLVPPGGGETQQAPAG